cgggcacCCAGGAACCACCGCTTCAATCTGTGAAACTCATTCGGACGTcaccgggcccccgggggccaaatGGATAGAAGTGATTCATTTGGCTAATTATTCAAAACTCGCCAGACTCGCCTCCTTGGGCCTTGGGTACGACCAAGGCTGCCCTGTGATCGATGGACAAATAGTCTGATGTAACTCACAGCCACCGTGTGGGTCGTACATTGTGATCAAAATGTGGAAGAAGATGGTCCCGAGACCCGAGCCGCGCTAGAACTAGCAGCTGTCAGTCCCGGGATCTGTTTGCCACATGTGCTGCCGACGGACCGGACAGGATGCGTTTGTAGCacaaataaacataacctACATTAGTACATAACCTACAAGATTAGGGCACTGTTGAGGTTAGCGTCGAGCGTTAGCGtaaacattagaaaaaaatcggTCAGTATGTGGGGTAAATTTGGAAATCCATTCTGGAAACAGACCCCACAACCAACGGAGGGCTATTATTATGTTGATCCGATATGTTACCGATTGAACATCGTCGAACGCCTTCGAGCACACGCTTTAAACGGCGTGTCAGGCGCAACTTAAAGAATCACACTCGATTTTAATACCTTTTCAATCCATTTCGCTACTTTCAATCGCGGTTCGCTTGGTTGCGGGGCGTTTTATGGTAATGCATTCTgcatgctgttgttgtttgttttcggcccAGCAGCAGGGCAGCCGGCGTCAGCTGCACCAGTAATTGGGTTGAATGGAAATTACAGCCTACCGTTTATGGTCTTTAATGCCGgtccggcccccggtgggtggACCTATCAATTACTGTGCCCAGCGCAGCGCAATCTGCGCTGCAGAATTCCACGGACCGGAGTGAGGTCACTTCGGTCGCGCTTAATCATAGTTTATTTTTGCGGTCAGCCAAACCTCTAGCCAACCGTGTTGACGTGGTGGCCCACGGTACCGCTGTACTCCCGAAGTCCCCGAGTTCTTTTGCAATATTTAATTCTTGTTCTACCGAATGGCAGGAGTGCGATGTTTGGGCGGTTTGTGTGCTCGCCGAGACCTATTGAACCTGCTACGGCAACCGATGGCTGCCAATCAACGATTCTCACATACATCTCCTCACAGGCAGGCATGTTAGATCGATAAAACACAAGCCGGAGGCGGAAACCACGGCacggagaaagaaatagagagccGAACCCAGTGGCCTAATCCCCTCCCCCCGCATACGTTCAAAGCTAATCATGCTCTgaccaaaaaatcaattaaatttgcCAACAACCTTTCGACCGAGATCGCTAGAGAGAtgcatagagagagagagagagaacataGCGAAATGGTCCTAGTTCCGTTTGCAGTTCctgtggagaaaaaaatgggtttCCCAACAtctttgccaccgccgccgtggtcAATGATCTTCTCCATACAGCGGGTTGCGTTGTTGCACAGAGCACGCCACATCGAAAGGTGCGCTCTGGCCGGCagagtgcagcagcagttgaaCTTTCTTAATTGAgcttaattaaaaatgcaactcTCGGtcaacagctgctgctgcggagtcgccgtcgacgacgacgtcgtgtAGTTTATTCATTCACCCGGACCCGATCGGCGCCGATCAGCGCAGCATGGTGTGCAACATCGATCACCAACATCGCTGGCTGCAACATCATCGGTTTGCCAAGCTCCAGCAGTGTGTTGAGCATGGTGTAGATGAAGATATAGCATATGTTTTTGTGTCGCCCGTGCCGACGTACCGTGACCGTGAACGCGCGCGGTTGCATCACCATCGCGGCCACCGCACCGGAACTGCTGCACCGGAGGGAGGCAGCGGCGGGGCGGGTTGGGCTGCTGCAACGTCATCCCCATCAACGGGTCGGGCTTCGGGTTTCGTTTTAAGTTAAACGAGGGCGGGAAAAAACTGGCTCCTCACCCGATGCTGGATGCTGAAACTAAATCATCACTTTTCTGCTCGTTTGACTATCGCTCctcggagcgagagagagagagagcgagaaagagagacagattATATCAGCCATCGCTGTCCCCCTTGTTGGTGTCAAACGCTCGGATATTGATACGCCAAAGGGGGGAACCCCACGGAGGAACCGTTCTGGGCGTAGCGGAACGTGAAAGGATAAAACATTTAAAGGATACTCTGTGGAGTGTGTCGAAAGGATGAACGGTTTTTGTGGGTTGGGTATTGGTGGTAGTTGACAAATAATCCTCTGGTGGGTGGCTTGTGGAGCAGTAGAGGAACCATCGTAGAAGCGTTTTTCCCGCTCTACTCTTTAGAGGACTTGATTGTTATCTGgcttttgatttgtttcgagTCTTCTTGGAAAtcctacaaaaaaaaaccggttcaGTTAATGATTCGCTTTAGACGCTTAACGGGAAAATTTTTAGGACCAGAATAGGACCTTCAAAATGGTTCTAAAAATATCGGTTTTAGTATTTCATTAGTGCAAGCACGGCGACGGTTTTATGGCACTtaactgaaaaaaatgaagcccATGGAGCCGAAAACCCGATTTGTTGGAGGGGCAACATGCTTTGGGTCGTTAGACCCCCGCGCCACCCTCATCGcaccacagcacacacactCCTCGTGGGGCAATGTGGAGACAAATTACAACTTCGAATAAAACATATAAATCACCATTCACCCACCATACCAGCCCATGGAGGGCGCTGATGACGGAGGCCGACCCGGCGGCCAGCATAATTTCATATTCATGCTCGCGTATCTCGCGCTAGGTTTGGCGCTAGGTTTCCGGATTTTACGATCATGCTAAATGAcgcttttattatttatgacgATTGCCGAGCCCGGGCGACGAGCGCCGaggcgttcggttcggctgtcACACGCGGCAGTTCCCGTAAAGCGCGCCCGCTAAGGAATCGCTTTATTATTTTCCGGAAAACAGTCCACGAGCACTTTGGGTCTTCGGCGAACTGGTGGttggtgtgctgctgctgcgacacAAGCAACCGCGGCCTGGAGGATGATCCGATTATAGACGCTCGTGTGGTGCGCCATtgagatttttattttcccgatttCCCGACGACAACATGTTGTCGCGGCCTGTCCCTGGGGCTGTTAAAAGGAGtggtaaaattattttacggCCACGTGGTCGGGATTTTTTAGGTTGCTTCGGCAAAGTATTGCATTTTTTAGCATTTCACAATCTCATCTCTAAGCCgctaactctctctctctctctctctttctttctctaccTTCAGCTTACAGTGAGCACCCGCAATCCTGTGTCCTTccgtcggacggtcggtcaACCCTACGCATCTTCAGCCAGTAGAAGATCGcatccgctctctctctagggCTTGTCGGAGgacaaccgcagcagcagcagcttgttgGACTAACCCCGCGCATCGAACGGGTCTGCCATCCGTCGCctcccccagcagcagcagcagccgagtgCTCCCTCCCCATTGTACGCGCTTTCCCTGCTTAGTGCGCCCTGCCCGCAGTCGCTCCCGCAGCCCCGCAGTTTTACGGTGGACAATCCGGAATCCGCGCCCTAAGAGACCCCGTCCCGTATGCAGCCCGCCCCGCCCACAAGGACCAGCCTCGTCGAGCAGCCCAACTTTGGCCCAACGCAACGCTGCGGTCCTTCACGTCGTCGTCTGACGAGCGGAGTCCGGTGTTAGATGTCGGTGGATCGCTGATCTcggtttttcagttttcccaGTGCCCCGCGTTcggaccgcgcgcgcgtgtcttGCCgcgtctgtgtatgtgtgttgtgtcAGTGGTGTCCCCTCCTCAATCATATTCCAGTGATGTTCCAGTAGCCCCGGGTACCGTAAGAAAATCAAAGGCTAATGCGTGATTAAGAAGGCCCCTTTGGTGGCACGACAAGGTTGTGCGTCTCTGTGTCCTTCTGTGTCCGCGATtgtgaaagcgaaaggaagaccacaccaacaacaacaacaacaccagtgGATGTTTCTCGTACCGGCCTAAAGCGAAGACCCAACGCAACGTGCCACCGCAGCACACGAGCACAGGAAGTATCCTGGGAGCGCCGCAGTGTAGTCGAGCCGGTGGAAGTGTGTGCCATCACGCAGTGCAGTAGTAGTGCCCTCTCCTGTCACCTGCCCACCCCCGCCAcccccaaacacacaacacacacgtacaacaaccaaaacaaccGTACGCGACCCCGACCGGGagtgaatttttggtgcgcgAACCGCAAGATATGGCCGCTATGGTAAACATGACCAACCTACTGAACGGCAAGGATTCCCGCTGGCTGCAGCTCGAGGTGTGCCGGGAGTACCAGCGCAACAAATGCTCCCGCCCGGACACCGAGTGCAAGTTCGCACACCCGCCGGCGAACGTCGAAGTACAAAACGGACGCGTGACCGCGTGCTACGACAGTATTAAGGTAGGTCCACCGGAGATGGATTAAGGAGGCTAATTTGACTCCGAGGCTACACGGCTCATACATAATGAGCCGGAGCCACAAAAAACCGTGGCGCCTCCTGGCGGCTTTTTCGTGTCATCCCCGGGCTAAAGCTGCTTAAAATTTCCACTGACTTCTGGTCTGGCCCGCTGCCAAGTCCGCCGTAGGACTGTAGGAATCTCTCTAGGATACCGACGAGTTCGAGCTACAAATGGGCGATTTTGTCGGAGGCcgttggctctctctctgtctctagGATTCTAGAGACCCCCCGgaaccacacaaaaaccaGTGTTTTCGGTTATCGGCACTGGCAAACTCCCAGATAATGAAGTCCGGGCGGATGGGAGGCTCGGAAAGTTTTTGCATCATAATAATACGTGGAGAGATTATCGAGGATGTAGAAAAACATGACCTACATggcccggggagggggggccaCAACCCTTTACTGTGGCCCTTCCGGAACTTTGGCACCGGTTTCTCCGAGGTCCCCGGGAAACTCACTTTCgacgctcagcagcagcagcagcagcagcagcactttgGCACACGTTTTGAAGGTGACATAATAATTGCCAATGTTCCGAAAAACCCTGGGCTCTGGGCCCGGCCGGTCGTGTGATGGAACATGTTTGTGCTTTCCACGTCCCCCCCTGACTCCTCTCTGCAGCCGCGtgtgaaaaagaaaccgaCCCCCGCCCAGTCCGGTGGATAACACGTGCACTAATTGAGTTGCCTTTCTGTCCCCGGTGTTTCTGGGTGGAGGCcacgtttttgtgtttttcaccTCGGCAAATGTGGTGAGGAGAAAGTGGTCCGTATGTGTGCCCGTTTTTTACTCACTCCGCGTTTAGCTCCCGTGATGGCCGGGACGTGCCAGGGGATGTGGCCTACAATTTTGCAGAATCATCCTGGCGTCCTGGCGCGCGATCGAGCCCCCCGAAAGCGAGTGAGAGCTGGGCGCGTTAATTAGGTTGATTCTGCTGAAAGCAAATGAGTGCGCTTCATTGCCAAGCGGGCACGGGTGGGAAAACGCCACCCAGAAAGAAACTCCCAAGCGAATCCCCTTTCTGCCCATCATCACCGCTGGTGGCGATGACGATCATGATGATCGACTCGCTCtcgtgtgtgttttatgctgATTAGCTGTAGTTCCCGGTGAAGCTCGCCGCGGGGGGGTCGAGCCGGAAAAGTTTGATCCGATCCGAGTCCGATTTTCCTGTTCATTTCCGTACCGTGCAAAATGTGTTTACTCAGAGGTCACAAGCGCGcgctcgcgagagagagagagagagaccgagtcTCGGGCCGGAAGTATCTGATTCAATCCAATAACCGTTTTTGGGATAAATTTAATCACAAACCAACACGGGACCCGCACCCGGGACGTGGGTGAATTTTTCGTGCGATCGTGCCCCCAAAATGTGGGACGCTCGAATAGGACATTCGTTAAACATTTGCCGAAAATCAATACACGGTGTTGTCGGTCATCGTCGGTGTCGTGGCGGGATTTGAATTTCTAGGCAACGCTCACCGGCACGTTGGTTCACGGTGTTCGGTATCGATTCCATCCACAGTGCGCGTGTATGACGCGCGTTGAGTGACGTCGAAGGACTTCCGAACGCGCCACCCCCACCTtcgcgcgtgtttgtgtgtgcggtggatgatgacgatgatccttgtgtttgattttctgcTCCATATGCCCGTTGCGGGCCGTACGGAAGTTGGACGACCCGGTGTCCGGGTGTCCCACTTCCGATGGATACGGGCCGCTCCTTCGCCGGTGTTGGTGAGGTTTTAGGGGCACGTGTAAAAGGGGACGTTCCATGCCGCTTGGATACGCTTGGAAGGAttcgcgcgcgtgtgtgtggggagCGCGATGGAATTAAAACCGAGCCGATTCAGGATGCCCGTGGGTCCTTTGAACCGGCCAATATTTCGATCGCCCGGAAAACCCCCGGTCGTGTACGTTTGTGTCGGCTTTCATGCCAGCAGGATTTGGCACCAAGCGTCGTCGTTGGGGATGGGGTTTGTGGCAATGTCGAATGCTGCCCGCTTCGATGAcgctttcttttccactgCTCCACCCCCCGAATCGGGCAGTGAGTGAAAATGACACTtcactcgggactcgggacgAGCTTCGTTCTGGCCATGCAAAGCCATGGGGTTGAGATCAATGAATGGCTGGCCCGCAAAATCCGAGCCCGAGTCCGAGTCAAGTGCAGGAGGTTACGGTTGTGTGTGGACTCGCTCGTCCTGTACACAAATCGCCGTTTCCGGTCGAGGACACCCAATCTCCCATCCGTAGTGCCGGGCATAATTGGTAAGTGATTTGGCCCTCCAGACCGGAACGGATAGCCAACTCTTCATCGGAAGTAACACTGAGTAACCAGGACTTTGCATCCCTCGGTAATTGAAGGACGAATGATAAATTTATAGGTGAGTTGTCTACCGATTGACTCTCGGCGGTATTCGGCCCGATTTCAGTAACCCGATTTGCAGTAACACTCTCCGCAAGACTTTATCCTCTTCTGTGATGTAACTTATTTCCCAAACAACCCTGTTTGGGGCTAACGACGTTCTGACCTTTCCCCGGATGAATTATACTGTATCACTTAATTTAAAATCGTTTAGGGCGAAGGACCCCATTCAGTCCTGGCGTGCCCGCCCAAAGTACCGTCCATTAAATCATGAGCAATATCATTAAATCATACACAACAACGCCAGCGCACATTAACCCTCTCAAGTGCAAAGCTTGGACGCCTCGGCTAGGCGTCCGTCGGGCTCAAGATTATCAGCCCAAGCCTCAGCCAGCCCACAAGGCGTGTAGCCCTCCAGGGCCCAGTCCTCGGGCCCCGGTAGCCTCTTTGCGTGCCACGACAGCTCCGaaccgcttccggttggtgtGAAAAGCAGCCGTTTCAAGCCTCCTGCCTCCACCACTCGATGGACACTTCTGGACACATCCtgacatcgtcgtcgtcgggggccCTCCAAGACTTTCCATTCCTCCGGAACCGCGGTGTTCCGCGAAAAGCCGCCACTGTGGCGGTGGCCTCCTTTGTTTCGCAATTACAATGTCAAGAATCCTGTCAACCTGTGCACACCAGCCCCACACAATCCGGCCACCTGCCATCCCACGGGGTGGTGGCTCTTCTTGCAACGGTGTGCCTCAGCATAAATGaaccggagagagagcgagagagagagcgaacgccGTTGGTTATGGTCTCGCCTGTCGTGGCCCTTTCGGgttataaataataataacaagcGCCCTCCACCACCCGGCACACCCTCTACCATTTTCGCGCGGGTTACCGGGTCGGAAAAATCACGGATAATAAAgccccgggtttttttttcctgtctCGTGCCGCTGCTGTCGTCTTCAAATGGGTCACAGGACTTTCACCTGCCTTCGTACGCGCGTGTATGGGGTGTGGGGTGTGGTGTGAAGGAGCGGGCGGGGGGAAAACCTGTTAAGAGTTTTAatatcatttttcttcttgtgACCTCTTGGTGTTCGCGTGTCTCCTTCGTCTCACGGTCGCACATTTTCCGTACTCTTGAcgccaaccgacggcgacgagaaCGCGTCCCACACGAGAGGATTAACTAAAGTTCTGTGTCTCTGTATGCGTGTGTATGACCTTAACTCCTCCGGGCCGTACGCCGGCGCCGGATCACCATTTTGCATCTTTATCTGCCGAGGATGGCGCtaagccggaaccggaaatgccATCTTTTCACGGGAAGGCCGATCTTGCGCTGCTCTGGCGTAACGGCCAGGGACCAGGCCCCGCAGACCgctgtgttgttgtgtgggTGTTCTtgacttccggtccggaacATCCCCCCACTCCCCCGTGGGCcagaaaaatgggccacccAAACATAACCGGCTGGCGGcccccacggcacggcgccgtgttgttgtgttgtcgTTTCGAGAATCGCATCATCCTTCGCATTACCTGAGGGGTCCTCTCGCCGGTAAAGCTGTGGGCCtcccgctgccgccgccgccgccgctgttACCACCCGGGGTGGGGTGCTTAGGGAAGGGATAAGTTTTATCAGCCACCAGGCACCTCCATCCAGGGCCTGGGCCGTACGACCGTTTGTGGCCGGAGAACGGGGACTTCCGAGAACACTTTTTTCCAAGTGCCCCGCGGGTGGGTTACTTCCGCCGACACATGCGGGCGCCGACGACAATGGTGGCGGCGCCATCATGAATTATGACATTTGCCGTTTTGAAGCGCTCACGCGGCCACCGATCCTGCGCGAGGtgttgctggttgctgctccgtttttatctgtttttttttctgcatgTCCGCTTCGCAGGACCTCTCTTCGGGGTGTGCGTAAAAGTTTTTGTTGCTCAAGCGCGACAGGTTTTCCTGTCAgacgcccccggggggggccgAATGGTGCCTGTTTAAGGACGCGGCCACGTGGACGTTAGTGAACTTTTCGCCGACAAAAGGAAGTTTTGTTCGATAACGTGTTTTACCACGCCGAAGGGACCCCCCGGGGATATACGTTACTGGTTGCCTCGACAATCGGTT
The nucleotide sequence above comes from Anopheles bellator chromosome 1, idAnoBellAS_SP24_06.2, whole genome shotgun sequence. Encoded proteins:
- the LOC131215117 gene encoding protein muscleblind-like, with the protein product MAAMVNMTNLLNGKDSRWLQLEVCREYQRNKCSRPDTECKFAHPPANVEVQNGRVTACYDSIKPRVKKKPTPAQSGG